From a region of the Mycobacterium sp. SMC-8 genome:
- a CDS encoding PspA/IM30 family protein, giving the protein MPDIPSGEPETGYTSDGVPTFDSVREKIETRYATSIGSAELASETPEGRAVEDQYDARQRAAAERLAQIRESMAPEPDEK; this is encoded by the coding sequence ATGCCGGACATTCCCAGCGGCGAACCCGAAACGGGTTACACCTCGGACGGGGTGCCGACCTTCGATTCCGTTCGCGAAAAGATCGAGACGCGGTATGCGACCTCGATCGGCTCTGCCGAACTCGCCTCGGAGACGCCGGAGGGACGCGCCGTCGAGGATCAGTACGACGCGCGCCAGCGCGCGGCCGCCGAGCGGCTCGCCCAGATCCGGGAATCGATGGCGCCGGAGCCGGACGAGAAGTAG